Proteins from one Algicella marina genomic window:
- a CDS encoding aspartate carbamoyltransferase catalytic subunit has translation MFKHRHLLGIEGLSQADITTLLDLADQYAAQNRGPNKHGQALAGLTQVNMFFENSTRTQASFEIAGMRLGADVMNMSMQASSIKKGETLIDTAMTLNAMHPDLLVVRHPHSGAVNLLASKVNCAVLNAGDGRHEHPTQALLDALTIRRRKGRLHRLTVAICGDIAHSRVARSNILLLGRMENRVRLIGPPTLIPTGMSELGVEVTDNMREGLKGVDVVMMLRLQKERMDGGFIPSTREYYHRFGLDAEKLACANPDAIVMHPGPMNRGVEIDGTIADDINVSVIQEQVEMGVAVRMAAMDLLARNLREKASVEV, from the coding sequence ATGTTCAAGCATCGCCATCTCCTCGGGATCGAGGGCCTTTCGCAGGCCGACATCACCACCCTTCTCGACCTCGCGGATCAATACGCCGCGCAGAACCGTGGGCCGAACAAGCACGGGCAGGCGCTGGCCGGGCTGACGCAGGTGAACATGTTCTTCGAGAACTCCACCCGCACGCAGGCAAGTTTCGAGATCGCAGGCATGCGCCTTGGCGCGGACGTGATGAACATGTCCATGCAGGCCAGCTCCATCAAGAAGGGCGAGACGCTGATCGACACGGCGATGACGCTGAACGCCATGCACCCCGACTTGCTGGTCGTCCGCCACCCCCATTCCGGCGCGGTGAACCTGCTCGCCTCCAAGGTCAACTGCGCAGTCCTGAACGCCGGCGACGGCCGCCACGAGCACCCGACGCAGGCGCTGCTCGACGCCCTTACCATCCGCCGCCGAAAGGGCCGGCTCCACCGGCTGACGGTCGCGATCTGCGGAGACATCGCCCACAGCCGCGTCGCCCGCTCCAACATCCTCCTCCTCGGCCGGATGGAGAACCGCGTCCGCCTCATCGGCCCGCCGACACTCATCCCCACCGGCATGTCCGAGCTTGGCGTCGAGGTAACGGACAACATGCGCGAAGGGCTGAAGGGCGTTGACGTGGTGATGATGCTCCGCCTCCAGAAGGAACGGATGGACGGCGGCTTCATCCCCTCCACCCGCGAATATTATCACCGCTTCGGGCTGGATGCGGAGAAACTCGCCTGCGCCAACCCCGATGCCATCGTCATGCACCCCGGCCCGATGAATCGCGGCGTGGAAATCGATGGCACCATCGCCGACGACATCAACGTCTCCGTCATCCAGGAACAGGTGGAAATGGGCGTCGCCGTGCGCATGGCCGCGATGGACCTGCTGGCGCGGAATCTGCGGGAAAAGGCGAGCGTGGAGGTCTGA
- a CDS encoding peptidoglycan recognition protein family protein, protein MFTKPNRFVDRVFLHCSASDHASHDNIATIHRWHTDPKPRGNGWSDTGYHYFIRKDGTLENGRPLERTPSAQGGHNTGTIAICLHGLDKPKFTTAQFDQVRGLCLEINNAYHGTVTFHGHKEVAAKACPVFDYRDVLKLDRFGRLGLSGAEAQGLANETHRDADTMPQLRRGDRGEAVALAQSLLMLKDDGIFGPKTDGVVRDFQTAHGLERDGVIGKDTWKALFANERIEHSGAS, encoded by the coding sequence ATGTTTACCAAACCGAACCGGTTCGTGGACCGGGTATTCCTGCATTGTTCCGCATCTGACCACGCATCGCACGACAATATCGCGACCATTCACCGCTGGCACACCGATCCGAAGCCGCGCGGAAACGGCTGGTCGGACACCGGCTATCATTACTTCATTCGCAAGGATGGAACGCTGGAAAACGGGCGGCCGCTGGAGCGAACGCCGTCTGCTCAGGGCGGGCACAACACCGGAACCATCGCCATCTGTCTGCACGGGCTGGACAAGCCGAAATTCACCACCGCGCAATTCGACCAGGTGCGGGGGCTGTGTCTGGAGATCAACAACGCCTATCACGGCACTGTCACCTTTCACGGCCACAAGGAAGTAGCGGCCAAGGCCTGCCCGGTGTTCGATTACAGGGATGTGCTGAAGCTGGACCGGTTCGGACGGCTCGGCCTTTCCGGGGCTGAGGCGCAGGGCCTGGCGAACGAGACGCATCGTGATGCCGATACCATGCCTCAGTTGCGCCGTGGCGACCGGGGCGAGGCGGTGGCGCTTGCGCAGAGCCTGCTGATGCTCAAGGATGACGGTATTTTCGGGCCGAAAACCGATGGTGTCGTGCGTGATTTCCAGACCGCGCATGGCCTGGAGCGGGACGGTGTGATCGGTAAGGATACATGGAAGGCGTTGTTTGCCAATGAGAGGATCGAGCATTCGGGCGCGAGTTGA
- a CDS encoding GNAT family N-acetyltransferase encodes MSIADRGTEVLAMRAATEADVPALAALWHAGWQDGHAAVVPEGLLPHRDAASFAVRTRRHLGRIMLAERKGRLLGFYMLHDDELEQFYVAPQARGTGVAAELMKDAERAMAKVGAVRAWLACSVGNLRAARFYEKCGWQRMGVEPMELEVLEGSFTLDIWRYEKDLGGGG; translated from the coding sequence GTGTCAATCGCGGATAGAGGGACCGAGGTTTTGGCGATGCGCGCGGCTACGGAGGCGGATGTACCGGCGCTGGCGGCGCTCTGGCATGCGGGATGGCAAGACGGGCACGCGGCGGTCGTGCCGGAGGGGCTGCTACCGCACCGCGATGCGGCGAGTTTTGCCGTGCGGACACGGCGGCATCTGGGGCGGATCATGTTGGCGGAGCGGAAGGGCAGGCTTCTGGGCTTCTACATGCTGCACGACGACGAGTTGGAGCAATTCTACGTCGCTCCGCAGGCGCGGGGGACAGGTGTGGCGGCGGAGCTGATGAAGGATGCAGAGAGGGCGATGGCGAAGGTCGGCGCGGTGCGCGCATGGCTCGCCTGCTCGGTTGGCAACTTGCGGGCGGCGCGGTTCTACGAGAAGTGCGGGTGGCAGCGGATGGGCGTGGAGCCGATGGAACTGGAGGTGCTGGAGGGCAGTTTCACGCTGGATATCTGGCGGTATGAGAAGGATCTGGGTGGGGGCGGCTGA
- a CDS encoding uracil-DNA glycosylase has product MGNTNDMSPEDALAALIWQIELGADEALDERPVDRFGAAAAASAEAKPPPGAVPATAAGKPAGTPDAPPPGSASVAIAAECADLDALRAAMAAFEGCALKKGAKSLVFADGVPGAHIMIVGEAPGREEDQQGLPFVGASGQLLDNMFAAIGLSRTADNPADALYITNTIPWRPPQNRDPSGDEIAMMLPFLRRHIELAAPRLLVTMGNSATRTLLDTTSGITRMRGRWAEFAGVPVMPMFHPAALLRDPLRKGDAWTDLKAIRAQLSSLQVSGRQ; this is encoded by the coding sequence ATGGGCAACACGAATGACATGAGCCCCGAGGACGCGCTGGCGGCCCTGATCTGGCAGATCGAGCTCGGCGCGGACGAGGCGCTGGACGAGCGGCCGGTGGACAGGTTCGGTGCTGCCGCCGCGGCTTCCGCGGAGGCCAAGCCTCCACCCGGGGCCGTTCCGGCCACGGCTGCGGGCAAGCCCGCAGGGACGCCTGATGCCCCACCCCCTGGATCCGCGAGTGTTGCGATCGCCGCTGAGTGTGCTGATCTCGACGCGTTGCGCGCGGCCATGGCGGCGTTTGAGGGCTGCGCGTTGAAGAAGGGAGCGAAATCGCTTGTGTTCGCTGATGGTGTGCCGGGCGCACATATCATGATTGTCGGTGAGGCGCCGGGGCGTGAGGAGGACCAGCAGGGGCTGCCGTTCGTGGGTGCTTCCGGTCAACTGCTCGACAATATGTTCGCCGCCATTGGTCTGAGTCGGACGGCGGATAACCCGGCTGATGCTCTTTATATCACCAATACCATCCCCTGGCGGCCGCCGCAGAACCGGGATCCGTCCGGCGACGAGATCGCGATGATGTTGCCGTTCCTTCGCCGCCATATCGAGCTTGCCGCGCCGCGACTGTTGGTGACCATGGGCAATTCGGCGACGCGGACGCTGCTCGACACCACCAGCGGCATCACCCGGATGCGTGGACGCTGGGCCGAGTTCGCCGGAGTTCCGGTGATGCCGATGTTCCACCCCGCCGCTCTGCTGCGCGACCCGCTGCGCAAGGGCGATGCCTGGACGGACCTGAAGGCCATTCGCGCCCAATTATCGTCTTTGCAAGTATCAGGTCGCCAATAA
- a CDS encoding DUF2259 domain-containing protein translates to MPAFAGDAAHPQAIGFSDGGERFAFLEWGQQDGSGFGYASVFIVDLERDAWVVPPVRSLIEDEAVAPMVARQQAWSAAADALGDAGIHQPARLVHSRPFLPAEKGGERVEVAWRPITIPGAMPDTSVLYLETFALPAEGCEGETAMGFALMWKGEEIARDVDLPESRGCPTAYSIERIYASEVWPPAPYAVALIGVFRRGFEGPDLRHIALPIPLKPAGR, encoded by the coding sequence ATGCCAGCTTTTGCCGGCGACGCCGCGCATCCGCAGGCCATCGGGTTTTCCGACGGGGGAGAGCGCTTCGCGTTTCTGGAGTGGGGGCAGCAGGATGGTTCCGGATTTGGCTATGCTTCGGTCTTCATCGTCGATCTGGAACGGGACGCCTGGGTTGTCCCACCGGTACGCAGCCTGATCGAGGATGAGGCTGTCGCGCCGATGGTGGCGCGGCAGCAGGCCTGGTCTGCGGCGGCGGATGCGCTGGGCGATGCGGGTATCCATCAGCCTGCGCGGCTGGTCCATTCCCGGCCTTTCCTGCCGGCGGAAAAAGGGGGCGAGCGGGTGGAAGTGGCATGGAGGCCGATCACCATCCCGGGGGCCATGCCTGACACGTCCGTGCTGTACCTAGAGACTTTTGCCCTGCCGGCCGAGGGCTGCGAGGGGGAGACCGCCATGGGGTTTGCGCTGATGTGGAAGGGCGAGGAAATCGCCCGTGATGTCGACCTACCGGAAAGCCGCGGTTGCCCGACCGCCTACAGTATCGAGCGAATCTATGCATCGGAGGTCTGGCCGCCGGCACCGTATGCGGTGGCCCTGATCGGCGTATTCCGGCGGGGTTTCGAGGGACCGGACCTGCGCCATATCGCGTTGCCTATTCCGCTGAAGCCGGCGGGGCGGTGA